The segment TGGTGGTGCTACCGGAGACTTGTCCCGCGTTGAAACCGAATCACTGGATTTAAACCGAGGTTGAACAGTTCCCACCGGAACCATTTTGGAGATTCCATCTTTGCTCATGCTGGGACCGGCTGCCATCAAACTTTTAACCAGCTCCTGTACGTTCATCGACTCCGGGATCGGGGTTGTGTTAGAACCCATTTGAGCCTTAGTAACCAGTTTGGCATGCATAATTACCCTTTGATTAGGGCCTTCAGGGCCCTCTGTACCCAGCTTAACTGCTACACCTTGAATAAGCTGATCGGTCTTACCGCTTCCGGCCGTATTTGGACCTTGCAGTGGAATGTAGAATGTATGCCCCTCATCGTCCGAGTCTTCTGcagttgttttcttttcttctgctTTTTTGCTTGTATCCTCTTTGCTCTTTTGTGATTGTTCGTCGAGCGGTACCGCGATAGCTGCTGACTTTGCACCATCCTCGGGACTTAGTGTCAAACTCACGGCCGGTTTGACAGCTGCAGACTTGGTCGGTGTATTTAAATTTACAGGCTTCTGGAATGCTGTACTAGATGAGCCAGGCTTTTCGTCCGGCGATACAGCTGTTTCGAGCTTTTTTGAGCCTGCACTCGATGCCGGGGCCTGTACCTCGTCCCTCGCAGATGAGTTGCATGATTCACGGCGACTGCTGTGCCGTCTAAAGGGTGTGGCCACCGGGACGAAACTATCGTCGTTATCAAACGAGTACACACTAGGTTCGTTGTCTGGTGAGAAAGCTCCAAATTTGTTGGATGCTTGCGCCGCTTTCGCTGATTTTAAGGCCTCTTGCTTGTAAACGGGAGTTCTGCCCTGTTTATAAATGGGTTTACGATCGGCTACGGGCGGTGCTGACGATGCCGTAGCACTCGTCGTAGTGGCCGTCGTAACAGCAGTCGTCACCGCAGTAGTTGCCGTCGGAGCATCTGCTTTggtttttcttgtctcttttttcACTTCTTTCTTCAGTGGCGAAGGTGACCGAAGCTTGGTCGCTGGTTTGGTTTTAGTTTCTTCTTTGATTTCTTCCTTCGAGGGTTTCTTTTCCGGCGTTTTAGGTGTTTCCGCTGCAGGTTCAGATTCTGTTTCTTTCTCCGGTTTAACGGTAACCGGCTTCGCTTTAAGTGTTGGTCCCCGTGAACTGCTTCCACTTGGCTGCGGTGTAGTGGGTTTTGCTTCCTCGTCTTTCTTTGCAACCGCAGGCGTGGGTGTGACGGGCGTAGCTACAGCGGTAGCTTCGACAGCCGACTCCGACTTGGTTTCTACAAGTTTTTCCCATGCTGCCGCTGCCGGCGGTGTAGGTGTTGGCGTCGGTGTCTTCGGCGTCTCTAAAATCTTCAAGTCAGCGTCTAAATCATCCGGCACCGGAGACCACGAGGTTTCGTCTATCCACTTTTGAATTTGTTCGTGAGTCATATTTACTTTTGTTTTCCGTCGATCCCGTGGGGAAAGATGACCACCGAGCAGGGATTCCGTTAGGACCGGTGGCCCTAGTGGAGGCTTATGAACCGAACCGCACTTTCCCAGTGTACATTTTGTGTCCAGTGGCCCGGAACTTTGTGCTAAACTGACGCTTgcaattccaaatattttctcCGATTCTTCTTTGCTGGGCAGGAGATTACCCAAAAGGGAGTTGGATTTTGGAGTAATCGGTGATGTTGGGGGCACTTGATCGAATCCTTTCATAAAATCAGATTCGTCAAGATTGAAATCGTTCTTCACATTCCGGTTGAAGGGAATTTCTGGTTGACTGATTGGTTTGTCTGCAGTGGCTTCTGGTGAACTTACAGCGATCGGTTTGATGGAGCGTATGAACGGTTGCTGCTGGGATGCCGTGGTTGCTGGTGCTGTGAATTGTTTCGTAGGCGAAAGGCTTTGATCGGCAGCCACTGCTGCCGTGGATTGGAATGTGTTATCAAGGGACTTATTGAGGCGAGTTGAATTCAGATCATCGGTGCCTGGTGAGCGGATTCCTTCAGTTGGGCTACCGAGTTGTAGTGGAAGACTTAACATCTGTGGAGTGGACACTTTCGGACTCGAAGTTTTCACGGGGGTGGAAAGCTTCGGGGATGTTTTAACGGGTGTGGTAGGTTTTGGCGTACTTGGAGACCCGGAATGTTGCTCCAACGCTTTCACTGGTGACGGGGCACTGGGAGTTACTGGTTCAACCGGATTGTTGTCAGCTAAGTTAACCTCACTAGCAGATTCAGCAGTTTTGGTCTCTTTGACTGGGGCAGATTTGGCCGGAGTCTTCTTAGGTGACGACTTTCTAcctttttcttttagtttttggCGAATTTGCTGCTTCTTGCGTTGAAACTTAGTGGCCAGCGGTTCCTCGTCAGAGTCACTGAAACTTTTTTCCAGCTGTTTAGCCTCACCTTTTTTcttaggttcattattttctacTTTCGCTTTGGAATTTTCCTGTTTCTGATTGGTCTTTTCTTCAtcctttttcctatttttcttgaCCGCCTGGGATTTCGTTTCCTTCTTACCTGCATTGGCCTTCAGTTCATTTTCCATTTGCTCGAGTTTTCTTACATTTGGTAGTTCAAGGCTATCCAACGAAGAAGCATCGTCGTCCGTTTTATCATCATGGTTCAGTCGGCGTCCAATCAACTCCATATAGAGCGTTGCTGCTTCCTTCGTTTTGCGACTCGGTCGAGCACTAACCTCCACTGGCGGCTCTGGAGCCTTTTTAGCCTTCTTTTGCTCCACATCCGGTGGCTCCGCATTCAACGGACTAGATtcggtttttttctttcttccatTGCCACTAGCAACCGTCTTCTTTGGAGTAACCTTTGGTGAAACTTTTGTTTCTTGACTGGACTCCGGAAgatctttttcctcttttgctaCTACCGGTGGCTCCGCGACGGGTGTTTTCTTTTCGACACTAGCAGGCACAGGTTCTGCAGCAGGAGGAGGGGGAGGATTGGATTGAGGGGAACCTTTAGTTTTCCTACCACGAGGAGTCCTTTTCGGAGCTGCTGGTGTGGGTTCTACTGTTGGAGCTTCTATCTTTTTAGAACTCACATCTGGCTTTCGACTTATCGATTCTGAACGGCGAGTTCTTTTTTCAGCTGGTACTCCTTCTTCTAAGCTTTTATCTGGTAGTTGATCAGATTTACGGCCCTTCCGACGTTCTAGTCGaacattttgtttctttttaacGTTTGCTCTTTTCAGTAGTGGTTCATCATCGTCCGAAGAGAAATCTTTCTCCGTGGCGAGATGTTCTGATTCTGGTTCTTCGTGTGAAGCAGCGGGAGGTGTAGGGCTTTTAACGGGCGGATCTACTGGCTGCGGAGGACTTCTTAAGGCAGAAAGTCTAGTTGTTCGTTTTTCCTTTACAACTACTTCTGCTGGCTTCTTTTTGGTACTTTTAACACTGGTTTTAGGCACCTCCTTCGGTGTATTCTTACTAGGTGTATCGAGTTCCGTAGGTTCGGTTGGAGCAGCTTTATCATTTTCAGTGTCTACAGCTTTCATCTCAACATCATCCTTATTAAGGACTACCTTAACATCGATCAATTCCTGAATCTCTTCTTTCTTAGTACCTTTAGCTGCTTTTTTCACTGCTTTCTTTTCGACGAGTTTCTTTTTCACAGGTGCGGGTTTTCTAATTTCTTCCTTCTTTGTTTGGGGTTCAACCTTCTTTGTGTCTTCCACTTGATCCTCGTCGTCTTCAGGTTCCGATCTGCTTTTGATGTTGGTCGCTCGAGTTTGCTTACTATAGGCTGTGACTCTCAATTTAGCCATCCGTTGTTCATGGTACTTTTTCCTTAAAGCTTGAACAGTTTGCACTCTACGGTTCTCTGGATGTTGCTCGGCTCGTTTTCGCACAGCAAAAGGCATAAACGTGGGCTTGACTGCGGGCACCGATTCCACCTTTTTCGGTTCCACCTCATCTTGCTCTTTTACCGCAGTTGCAGGTTTGAGCATCGCTTTTGagtcttcttttttcttcgacGTACAGGCCACTGCGGGTGTCGCAACTTGCGGTGTTGCACTGCCACTAGAAGCAGACGATGACGATGCAATTTGTCTGCCCGAGCCAGAGGCTGCCGTGGCTTGAGTGTTGAAAAAGTCCAAGCTTGGCGGCAGTACCGGAGTACCTCGGAAACAAAGGAATGTAAGAAAATCCTCCGTATTTGGGCGCATGTTGGGCAGCAGCTCGGGGATCGGATCAGTATCGGACGCGTTCTGGGTTCGGTTTTGCACGTCTTTCGCTGGATTTTGTGGATTGGTGGTGAAATTAAGGTAGGCCGAGGTCGATGCGCCTTGGCCTTGGGCAAACTTGCGCTGGGCTTGCACTTTGGGTCTGATGAAAAGGGGGAAAAAGTAGCAATGAGATTTCAGGAACATGGGATTAGCTATAATAAAATACTTAAACGGAATGGAGTAACAAAATAAGACATAAATGTAAACTATTAAAATTAtgttgtatttaatttttatcaatTAGAATTGCTAACCGAGGTTTTAAATGCTTTGAGTAAAAATACCCTATTCAAATTAACGAAGACGCCATTATGCCGCGATGAAGATAATTTGACCAAGTCAAGTCTCGGAGATGAGGGTATCCGACATGCTCTCCCAGGCAActgtttcttcgttttctgaAGTTCATTATAATTTTATTCGTCAgaatattgtttttgtactggCATTCTTTCTCGAAAAGCCTCCAATTACAGCGCTTATATATACAATTACCACTGCGTACTTCAGCTTCCACATCCTAATGGAGCTTACAATTAGTACGGTGGAAGTTACGCACCCCTTGCATTTATACTATCAAAATGTGCGAGGTTTACGGACTAAGATAGGTCAATCTGGCTCTAAGTGAGTTTTATTATCTATCGTACTGAACCTAATCCCTTCAACTATTATTTAAACTCGCTGAAACAGTTACATAGATCGTATGGGGCAACTATGAGTTAGAATCACTATATCTGGTCAAGTTTCCGGAATCGATATAATCGCTTTGCCACCGGATTGTATTTGTGTTTGAGTATAGGCCTTGAGTACGTTACTTAAACTTAATCGTTGTACAGAATATAAAAAACGAAGGATCGCGCCTCAAAATATAACCTAAACCTTACTCTACGTCCAATTGTATTTAGGTTCATGTCAATAGTTATTATTTGCACTGAAGGTGTTTATAAAGCAGAAAGTGGGTTCTTTGTGTGAGTAGTTCCTGAACCAATGGTGGCTTCAAGTAAACCGTAATGTTAGTGTCGCTTCATCGAAGCGTGACTGGACTATCATAAAAGCGGTCTATGCCCGTAGAGCGCTTAAGTTAATCGGCTGACGGGTACTGTACAGACTGAATTATATTCAAATTAATTGTATATTTCTTTTAAAACTATGGCTGCAACAATGAAAAACGAGCACATCTAAGTAATTCAACAGACTAAAACACTTCTCCAACGGATGGTTTTGACCAAACACTGTCCTGTGTTGAACAGTTAGGATTAACAAACGTTGACGGGAGTGACGCGCTGGAACGAGAGGCTTCAGCCCTATCAGCCGGCATCGCTATGTTCGTAAGGCGGCAATCTCTGTGATTCATTCCAGGGCAGTCGTCGCAGAGCGAAACGAACGAAACAACGTTGAACTCGTTCAATGCGAGCGATCTTTCTTGCATGATAAGGTACCTAAACTTGTACAGTGTATTAAAGGATGCTTCTTACAAGTGAGCAGTGCAGTGTCTTCAGGACATACACGTCGTGAAATTCACGGACATTATAACGAATAATGCCAAGCGTGGCGAATGCTTTGGGGATTGTCGCATGTGATGTGCTCGTTAAAACAAAGCTTGCAGCTCATTGTCACTCCCAAGTCGTTCGGTATattttcaggtcatcggcgtatCATGAGATGCTGAGAGTTAAATCGGTTGCTCAAATCGTTTACGAACAAAATGAAAACTAAGGGGCCAAGATGACTACCTTGCGGCACACCAGATGGAGTTGAACACACAACAGCAGATCTGTCCGATAGGTATGTTTGCAACCACAAGATGAGCCAGTGAGGGAAACCAagcttttccaattttttcagTGTTAATTCGTGGAGCATCTTATCGAACGCTTCAGCAAAATCCACGTAAATGCTGTCCAGTTGACTGCGCTTCTCTAAACTAGAGCTGGAAGTGTTGGTATATGCCGTAAGATTCGTGGTGGTAGAGCGATTTTGGCAAAACCATGCTGGTTTTCGCTTATTATGGGTTTGGCagcagaaaataatttatagtgGATCAGAAGCCCGAGCGTTTTTGCCAGACAACAGAGAATTAAAATTGATCGCAATTTTTAACAACGTCGGCTTAAAAAAAGCCGGAAATGCGTAATAGGCGTAACGGTAGGTAGCTTCCATGCTTCCGGAAAGACATTCTATGATAGCGACAGTTCCAACATGCGGCAAACTGGTGGTCTAAGCACATCGGCGCATCgacgaataaataaaaaagatagTCTATCCGATCCAGGACCTTTGGATGGTTCAAATGACTTCAGTGTGTTAGTAACCTGAGCGGCGGTAAATGTCGGACGTGGCAtgtaataatataataataatgtAATATATAATATGATCGCAGAGAATTCAACAACTTCGGAGAAACAGGCGGAGAGCGAACGCTGTAGACTGATTTAAAATAAGCGGCAAAAGTTCAGCCAGAACCTTGAGCATCATTGCTCGTATTACCATCGAAAGACATTTCCTGCGGAATCGATTGAACATTTTTTCTGCTCTTGAAAAAACGCCAGAAAGAGGAAGGATCTGGTTTTAGCTAATTTTCAATAAGAAAACTATACTCGCGGAAGGAAGCTGATACGCATTCGTCGTAGTTTGCCTCGAGCCTACAAAGGGTAACCCTATTTTCTACGTTGCGACTACACAGAAAACGGCGGCGTGCCTTGCGAAGAACATTACGCCGGTTACGAAGTGCGGCATTGCACCGTGGATGATTGTGCGAGCGTTGACTGTAGGTCCTACGAAAAGGCCTGTGTCGGTTAACAATTTTTAATAGCGGTTTATAGATAGTGTTAACTGCTGTGCACCGTGAAGGAGTTCATCCCAATTCAATAAGCTTAGTTCAGCGACAACGGCTGCATAATTGCAGCGGTTGAAGTCGAGATCTCGATACGCAGATATTCTGTGTAGATTCTGCGATGCACATTGCACAATCAAGCAAAGAAAGAACGGTTTATGGTGACGGTCAGAAGGTAAAATCGAGAACGGTGCTTCGATCAATTCGACTTCTCTGCTGTTACTTACAAAAGCCAAGTCCAGAATCCTACCGTTCGTGTTACGCACATTGCATATTTGCTGCAATCCACTAGCAGTCATATATTCGGTGAAAACAAGCTTGTGTTCAGAGGAGACATTTATAGCTAGATAAGAATCCACATCGAGATCGTAAGACCATGTCAAGAAAGGTAGATTATTATCACCGACTACTAACACTGAATTGTTGGGTGTTGGTTTGCTCACGATTTACTGCACATCGTTGGaacgtgcgatgtatgtatCCGGTTCACTTATGGGTCTCAGGTAGACTTCACACACGTAGACAGATTTGGTCGGGAGGGAAAGTTTAATAACGACTTGTTCAAGCGAGTCGCAATCATTTAGACGTACGGAGGTTCTTGAGATAGTTTTCTTTACAGTGATGAATTGTAGATTGCAAATATAGCAAGAGGATCATCGAAATCACAGTCGAACCTTCTTGCGAGTGAAAACCGTTTCCAGCTCTTTTCGATCACGTAAGCAATGCAACTAGGGATGAAGAGCGAGCTGCCGAATGGCATGACGGCAATGGCGTCTCGTACCGTACGTACTTTACTCGTACCACCAGCTCAGTtcggagcgaagaagttggatatTGTGACGGATTTCATGTCCACTAGATACAGTCATTGCGGTATTTACAACATCTCCTCCCTTCTGGAGAAAGGCGATTCTTCCACCGATGAGGTAGGAATGACATCAAATATGTCTCCCACACTAGGTTCCCGAAAAAGGTGTTTCTGTGGCTTACGATCAACAAGAAGGGAATTTCCAGCCCGCTCTTATTTCCTTCGGGATTTGCGGCGAGCGGGATGTACACGTAGGTACAAGAAAGTTGCAGCCTTCATTTGGAAATATCCCGCGAAGGAGCAGGTGCTGTTTAGGTCGGACTTGTCCTAGACTTGGAAATGGACTGGCTGAACATGAACATTGCATCGAAGACCGCCAACTCTCCCAACGTACCCCAATTACGACCGATAGACAATTTTTGGGCGAATCTCAAAGAGATAATCTACTCCGATAATTTCGTGACCAACACGAAAAAACAGCTGATCATGAAGGCCGCGAAAGAGCTGAAAAATATGAACGAGAGAGCTGGAGCACCACAGCAACACATCAATTCTTAATTTTATCATAGGTTTTCTAAATGCAACCTATATAGTAAAAAACCAAAGGCTTGGTGCTTTCGGAACTTGGCCTTCTATTATTTATTCGACACAGATAATTTACAGGGTTTGAGAGTTTGAGAACTACCgcaggagtggacggaaggtgtggtttgtcccatcacAAATCGTCTAGATTTCTGTAAGccccgcggcattacgctggtctaTGCCACCTGCAAGGTGCTCtttcagattttgttacgtcgtctgtccccaatagcaagagactttgtagggcagtatcaggcaggGGGTCCAAGTTACCACGGATGAAATTTTTATTCTCCAACAAATCCTCCGGCAATGCTAGgggtacaacgtgctcacgcatcatatttgcGTGGTTTTCAGGGCAGattacgatacagtcgagtgcgaACAGCTATTATAGCCTAATATCCAGctaaaaagaaaacagctcaagaaaatattatgctatttaccgaagaaattttgacaactgcaaggcaaaGTGAAGTttctgcatgtaaaactgcgccatctgaagcAGAGATAATATTTCTTTTGAGGTGCATACTGGTCAAGAAAccgcaaacggaaaatcttttctttggcatctcttggcctatctttttgcccatttttttcaggtcgatactaggcttatggcagataatgcacgagtacggctGAACTTTCGCGGCTGATTAAAGCTACcctagagcgagtgatgtgtcaCGTgcacgtttcggggacactctcgagtcttgTCGAATCGCATAGAGGGTTGTGgcaactgtcctgtatgttatttaatatcgctattgaaggtgtgatccggtgagcgggtatcgaaaccaGATGAACGATATTCAGCAAGAGTTGCCGCATCATGACCTTCGCAAacaacctcgacatcattactagaaacctgaAGACGGCGGAGAAAATCTACGCCAGTCTAAAAACGGAGAATAGGAGGATTGGTTTacaaatcaatcaaaacaaatcaaaaacCAGATATAAGACAGAaacaggctccagagaaaacaatgttGGTCTCCCACAGATAgtggctattgacggcgatgacctggaacctggaagtggttgatgacttcgtatatttgagatctctggtgACCGCCGACAATTAGACGAATAAGGAGATTCAAATTcaaataccacaatagatcaaaataatggtcgcagtggtcaaatcttccgacaaaaaggagattcaacgacgctttCAAGCTTGAAGTCGAGCCTATTTTTATTTCCACAATACGCTTCGAtaaaggagcatacgccgccgtacaaagctgacaatgtataaaacgctaatcagactggaagtcctctacggacttgagacagtaactttgcttacggaagacatacatgcacttgccgtatATGAACGAAACGTGTTacgaactatttttggtggagaaTAAACGAGtagtggagagtggcgtaggcgtatgaaccacgaattgcaggcAATAGTTGCAGAGATCCCCAccgtacacctgacgaaagttgagagactatggtgggccggccacgtcacaaGGCTGCTGGGCGACTAGGCAGAGAATtccgttctctttaagaaccccgccggcatcaggaatagaggggcccaacgtgctagatggctcgtccAGATTGAAGCCAAGATTTGCGAGTGTCAAGACGCTCAACGATTTAGCCTAGGTACGAgacgagtaacccaggaccgagtcagtggagaggaattctcgaTACCGCAAGAGCCACTCCGACTTTCTGCTGATAGAAGAAGACAATTGCAGGGTAAATGCTATGATCCTACTATTTTTTACGGCCTCTCCCAATCTCAATTCGAACATATGCTATCTTAAACAGCAACTACGAACTTCtatagtatttttttttaaattaagccCTAGAAATCTACTTTTTTAAGGACCTCTTATGATTTCATTGCAAAAATGATAATGGTTATTTTCAtaataacaataaaaacaatattgttTAATCTTCAAATCCACTTGATTCTAATATCAAATCTTGATTCTAATAAAAACATTCAAACTTGTCGTAAAAATGCGGCTGGTTTATTGATGTCTAAAGAAAACAACAGTCGGGGTAATATTACTTCCTCTTTCGAATAAGCAATATTTAGGACATCGCTGATTTCATTACCAGTCATGGTTCATTTCTGTGCTTCTAAGTAAAACACAAGCTACTCTAATATCAGTATTATTATATAAAACTGAATCCACTTAAcccaaaaatcaatatctcgataGGATTGAGGTTGATGATTGTTAGTTTTAGCGCATAAATTACGAAACTCTTTGAAAAACAACAATTTCATTTTTAAatagaaaatttgctataacaTATTTACTATTTTTAATTGCTCAATTTGGTTCTTTGTTGAAATAATAAAACCACCGAGAAAATCTTTTTAGTTTAATACTGAAAACTGCAATAAAAACACCCACTAGTATTGAACCGACAAGCTACGTACCGCTTTGGAACTTCCGGTGGCGAAAGATCTCTTTCGGGTGATTCCCTTGCAGCCGAATTGGATGCTGCGGTGCTGCTGCCCACGGTACTGGCGCCTGCCCCACGTGACGCATTTCCGGAGGACGATCCGGCGGATGCGCTACTATTGACGGCGTTGTTCGAGCTGCTGTTAGCACCAGCGGCGGCGCCGGCGGTCACTGCCGATCCAACTTTCCTCCGTCGCTTACCATCCTTCGATACaaccattttgattttttctcttcttaCACGGCTGGCAGAAAATCGCTGCTGATCAGTGCGGGCCGAGCAACACCTTTTTCGTTTACCAATTTGCTTGCCGAAACACAACACTAGCCTCGCGGAACAAAGGTCAATCTATTCCGTCCCAAGTGGGCCACATATTGGAGATTGTTTGTCGCTCGGATGTTGAATTATTGCTTGAAAAAATCACGCAAATCAGAGCTCGCGAAAATTTTCTCGCTGCTTCACGTAAGGAAAACTTTTTATTTGCACGGCCGCACACAAGGAAGTCAGAACAAGAGCCAACTATATCGCCCTCTCTTTCACGCGCACGGGTTCTCGGCGATTGCTTTCTCATCAAATTGACTGTCACTTTGTCCGTGCAATGACGCCATACTTGCAGGGCTGTTTCGAACGCAACAGCAAGGTGGTTAAAAGAGGTAGGAAAATTATAACGCAGTCTGTCATATACGTACCAACATAAATATTTAGACTTTTTAGCTGGACCAGGACGTGCCATCTGGCTTTTTactcttcttcttattattaccgccatcccgattgTTACCGATTGTTGTTaatattctttgttacactctgcaccactgttgcctgcacatattattttaagaataacttctTATGCCGAACAATAACTCCCGAATAGGCCACAGTTTATGCGACcgaaatcatgttttgcatttcattttgaaaattaaaattcgtgtacaaacaaaactaatgaactacagaatacaaaagaaatcaaaattcggaaataataacttattgtcgtattcccactaatgagtttcagcaacactgaaagcgataccgcgttatattttccagtcaacggttgctcgtcgctttcagccaatcagaaattgggcattggcgtaactagcgctcatttctagggagggctatagccccgggcgatatcacaatagatctaaccataatggtcgcagtgatgagtccatacaggaaaaatagccccggatttttttttcgcccgttgtattggtcggccaagtcaatttttctagggggggctaaatctctcctgtcaaatgctgttcaaatattacgaacacgtctgcCATTATgcttcgtaaaaagctggattgatttacttgacaaaaaaaaCGATATTCACCCCCGCGTCGATCCTGGCGACGGCTTTGCCCACGACGGTTATAatcaagggactggcaaccctatccctactctatgtgtttgacagtagccaacatctactgccagcgtgggtattatttgcaaaaatctggctaagatttgaaaataatacccatctgccaacataccggctttgcagagtgaaaggAACAGAACTTATAGTGGTATCATGttgtttcatttacgcaaatggttagatgttgactgcaataacataaaattaaaaatttaacttgTAATTTtagatttcgtattctactaagacgctccaaaaacttcagtgcaATAATatggctgcctagcaggaccGTGGTTATAATAGAGGTTTTCCAACACACTTTTttccactaaatgttcggttttgactcttagaaatgatacccatatgaAACTTTCTTTAATAAAGTCTCTAACTACTGTATAAATGAAAAACTAGAATaggtatacagtggacccccgttcgtttgaacgattcctcatgcaaactaacggggttcgttttcaatttgaacaactagctaccctaaatatgctgaaacttccCAAGTAACCGTAAGCATTATATCATAGCCCTAATTTGACTGAGTATCCACAAATGGTATGCAATGTGGCAGTTTATCTGCAACCCGCATGCGATGCAGCGTTACATCAACATTATGAATGCTACAATGCATTGCTTTATTTTGAAGGTCATATGAACATTAAATGCGTTTATAGAACTCTACAATAATGCATGTTTGCACGGTCTTGAAAAGTGCTTCAAAGCATGCAATTATTGTATCCTATATATGCCATTGATAATGCTTAGATTCTTTCCATTGTTTACAAAAATAGCTCgtactcaaacaaaaaaatgaaattaacaGCATCTGCGGACAAATATCAGAACTTTTTAAAAAGTGGTTGTTTCAAACGTAGAGTGAACAGGTATCGCTCAATAATACCTAATTCTGAGTTACGGTATAAAATATCGTCTAACTTAGGCGGTGTTCACAGCAACAAAATCAACAATCAGCAATCCACCCAAAAACTTTCAACATCATCCGCAATTTTATCTTCTATCGTTATCCGGAATGAAGTTGCACATGAACTTCATATTAGAGAAGCCGAGAAATTAGAATTCAGTAAAAAGAACTTTGAGCATCTAACAGAATTAGCTACTGAAAATGACATCGTATCAGATACTTCTGCGATTTACCAGCAGGGAGAGCTTGAACGTTTTTTGATAAACTGGAGCATAGATTATAGAATTCCACACCGAGCATTGAAGCCTTTACTGCAAAAGCTTAATGAACATCATTTGTCACTACCTGCTGACCCGAGAAGGCTGCTAAAAACTCCCCGTTCTAAGCCATCAATTCGTGCGATAGATGGTGGCTACTACTGGCAT is part of the Sabethes cyaneus chromosome 2, idSabCyanKW18_F2, whole genome shotgun sequence genome and harbors:
- the LOC128733881 gene encoding titin, whose amino-acid sequence is MVVSKDGKRRRKVGSAVTAGAAAGANSSSNNAVNSSASAGSSSGNASRGAGASTVGSSTAASNSAARESPERDLSPPEVPKRPKVQAQRKFAQGQGASTSAYLNFTTNPQNPAKDVQNRTQNASDTDPIPELLPNMRPNTEDFLTFLCFRGTPVLPPSLDFFNTQATAASGSGRQIASSSSASSGSATPQVATPAVACTSKKKEDSKAMLKPATAVKEQDEVEPKKVESVPAVKPTFMPFAVRKRAEQHPENRRVQTVQALRKKYHEQRMAKLRVTAYSKQTRATNIKSRSEPEDDEDQVEDTKKVEPQTKKEEIRKPAPVKKKLVEKKAVKKAAKGTKKEEIQELIDVKVVLNKDDVEMKAVDTENDKAAPTEPTELDTPSKNTPKEVPKTSVKSTKKKPAEVVVKEKRTTRLSALRSPPQPVDPPVKSPTPPAASHEEPESEHLATEKDFSSDDDEPLLKRANVKKKQNVRLERRKGRKSDQLPDKSLEEGVPAEKRTRRSESISRKPDVSSKKIEAPTVEPTPAAPKRTPRGRKTKGSPQSNPPPPPAAEPVPASVEKKTPVAEPPVVAKEEKDLPESSQETKVSPKVTPKKTVASGNGRKKKTESSPLNAEPPDVEQKKAKKAPEPPVEVSARPSRKTKEAATLYMELIGRRLNHDDKTDDDASSLDSLELPNVRKLEQMENELKANAGKKETKSQAVKKNRKKDEEKTNQKQENSKAKVENNEPKKKGEAKQLEKSFSDSDEEPLATKFQRKKQQIRQKLKEKGRKSSPKKTPAKSAPVKETKTAESASEVNLADNNPVEPVTPSAPSPVKALEQHSGSPSTPKPTTPVKTSPKLSTPVKTSSPKVSTPQMLSLPLQLGSPTEGIRSPGTDDLNSTRLNKSLDNTFQSTAAVAADQSLSPTKQFTAPATTASQQQPFIRSIKPIAVSSPEATADKPISQPEIPFNRNVKNDFNLDESDFMKGFDQVPPTSPITPKSNSLLGNLLPSKEESEKIFGIASVSLAQSSGPLDTKCTLGKCGSVHKPPLGPPVLTESLLGGHLSPRDRRKTKVNMTHEQIQKWIDETSWSPVPDDLDADLKILETPKTPTPTPTPPAAAAWEKLVETKSESAVEATAVATPVTPTPAVAKKDEEAKPTTPQPSGSSSRGPTLKAKPVTVKPEKETESEPAAETPKTPEKKPSKEEIKEETKTKPATKLRSPSPLKKEVKKETRKTKADAPTATTAVTTAVTTATTTSATASSAPPVADRKPIYKQGRTPVYKQEALKSAKAAQASNKFGAFSPDNEPSVYSFDNDDSFVPVATPFRRHSSRRESCNSSARDEVQAPASSAGSKKLETAVSPDEKPGSSSTAFQKPVNLNTPTKSAAVKPAVSLTLSPEDGAKSAAIAVPLDEQSQKSKEDTSKKAEEKKTTAEDSDDEGHTFYIPLQGPNTAGSGKTDQLIQGVAVKLGTEGPEGPNQRVIMHAKLVTKAQMGSNTTPIPESMNVQELVKSLMAAGPSMSKDGISKMVPVGTVQPRFKSSDSVSTRDKSPVAPPPVATTPTGPTVPEETVRGSGLSRINSNSSLSSSQRSKPAKAAGKVKLDTTQVQPANNTAFPRRDDPAQMVEAPVFKPNDKEFHDPIEYIERIAPVAARFGICRIIPPASFKPECRITDDMRFMAYNQYVHKMLHRWGPSAKEYAAIKKYLATQSINLQSPPLIGGMEVDLPRLYHTVQELGGLKEVIEKKKWARVAEDMCIPKAAHDRVSKLDDIYCKYLLPYDTLSPAERQKLFDEVEADWAKREAKARRNADKCVSSETRNSEDSDDEEEESNEEEDDDEYSMECIMKGRNMPLNQFFRIARNTMSLWFKNSEPTVPEIESEYWRHVAVRDSHVCVHSGSIDSSAYGFGFPAPKVKGSSCARHPWNLKVLTNNNSSILRSLGPVMGITIPTLHVGMLFSACCWYRDPHGLPWIEYLHTGASKIWYGVPDDQNSNFRAALTALVPTHCQNKTIWLPCDTAMVPPHMLTDRNVSLCRTEQQPGQFVVVFPRAYTSSLCTGYAVSESVYFASTSWLDTAKEDFRDIQESCEPTMFSVEQLVFSIANDQRSNHDTLVQVLPMISDIYEKEKQQRQTVKDHGVTKSEKIESKKKTASLEEFECDICRANLYLSLIRVKIISEDESVDDEDRIYCLKHGIKFLSDNRLPAKFCQLAYTYSLEDIEELLRKLQDRVANRKTSKAGAGSSAGGGGRGKSSLHLASTSSQSSSSYQAPSHSKYAGMATMLK